CTtctcttacaaaaaaaatggttatccaatttttttaatcatatgcTTGATTTTGATTCCAGCTTATTTTGTTTATTCATAGaatgataaaaatttataataaattctGAGTACAAGCTGTACGTATAACGTTTGAATTATGTGGAGAATGCATGAAAAATCCATACTATTATTAACTTTTGGCTTTTTAATTATCAGTTCAGACCAAACACACTATTCTACATAATGACAAGACCATCTGCATAATTACAAGACATACTCTGTCGATCAGATTCTTCAATTATGTAAAATTTGCAGGTTCTTGATCTTTGTTGGGTTATGGAAAATGACAAGAATACCCTTAGTGTTAGTAGGAGGGATGAATAGTATAACTTGTCTCAAGCAATCATTTCAAAGCGAAAGTAAAAGGGAAAACGtaaagttcttcttcttcgtgaaGAAGCTGCCGATTTTAGAAAAaaggaaacgacgaagaagtaaGTTATTTGCTCATTCATAGATTTTGGATTAGACGTATTTGATTCTTCATTCTTTGGATCATCTTAGGTGTTATCATTAAAGTCTCGAGCTTGCAGATCTATTTGAGCTCCTAGGTCAATCAATGGGGTGAGATTCTCCTCCCAGTTTCTGTTTTTGGCCTTATGCATAGTCTATAGGTGTTTGATTGATTCACCCTAATTAAGATTGGTAGATAGAGAATCTATTTTGAAACTAATAataagagatgatgagaggtgGTTGTGTGGGGTTTGTAACAGAGCAGTGGCTGCGTGGCTTGCTACAGAGAACGCAGCAGAGCAACTGAGACTTTGAAGGACCCTCCTCCTCCACCTTTTAATAATAATTCCACAGCTCCAAACGTCTCTGAGGACTTTTGGTCAACAAGCACGGTTGATATGGACAACATCACCTTCCCTTCTCAGGGTAGCATCTCATCATCCAACCAAACTTCTGATTCTCAGTCTGCTGCTAGGAACTCAAATGCACCTCCTGAGTTTGTAAACCAAG
The nucleotide sequence above comes from Brassica napus cultivar Da-Ae chromosome A9, Da-Ae, whole genome shotgun sequence. Encoded proteins:
- the LOC106364551 gene encoding uncharacterized protein LOC106364551 isoform X1: MGGCVACYRERSRATETLKDPPPPPFNNNSTAPNVSEDFWSTSTVDMDNITFPSQGSISSSNQTSDSQSAARNSNAPPEFVNQGLLLWNQTRERWVGKERASNSPERKQGAKINWNAASYDSLLGSNKLFPQPIPLSEIVDFLVEVWEQDGLYD